From the genome of Pogona vitticeps strain Pit_001003342236 chromosome 10, PviZW2.1, whole genome shotgun sequence, one region includes:
- the EXOC3L1 gene encoding exocyst complex component 3-like protein, producing MGTSPEEDDSSSPKDAEWPEVEKAEKLARGAALKWASGVFCCPEKLEGLGQYRIREKQRNSFIQSRIKSTLQSYLEGMSTGLELLHTAKADVQQVREELGSVQQDLASRAGFFHNLQQLQKVAEKHAQLSSVVQTLPQLFSVHRLLSEAFDLLQGHHLLEAHAGLMALESLRDEILSQLHNHKLLNSLDLASIETYFGDLLALNESLAKHLWHVVAHGTRVVSEDPTLFVSALRIIEREEGIDAVLLQRAHPPGFLPPGRPKCWRQRFFEVIQSTIVASHFEPIPSNVQNQQFSRHLASLQSSILAELCIVKDLMVQCCPPHYDILTAFASMYHQGLASHLRHILTWDLDKQEIFALLHWAIHVYPSSEMMAHPSLLPEVDVSVLGPLLPLETVEYLEEIYLRKVEASITEWMQKMLEMEFKDWFSEKEPESNYQGCFQTSLPIMVMKMLDENIRVVSLISDSLQQKVRNMALGRLEAFVSSLYEELVEFGKEHQREKAASKHYTSYVLATLNNCLALSTSISVLYTNGTSSLEPTEVPPSLNVTLEKAQKKAVRLLLEEVLTELQPLFTQLPSPQWLTDESQLMSDISKVMDKHTKHFCRTQRSISVHLLSETEHLVVNQYIRALLQKRMVCRNAEERNQMARRMLQDASQLKEFFSILGLEENKQTLKVIVDLQELINLEDLSMLSLEVLGFVAKYPDISDDHISILLDLRGDISKEIHNNVLEIMAQNPQVLHENYEPFFSNILVPAPEPPFCLGKTKCA from the exons ATGGGTACGTCGCCAGAAGAGGACGATTCTTCCAGTCCCAAAG ATGCGGAATGGCCAGAAGTGGAGAAAGCTGAAAAATTAGCAAGAGGAGCTGCCTTAAAGTGGGCATCTGGGGTGTTTTGCTGCCCAGAAAAACTGGAGGGTCTTGGTCAGTACCGTATCCGGGAGAAACAGCGCAACAGTTTCATCCAGTCCCGCATAAAG tcAACTCTCCAGTCCTATTTGGAAGGGATGAGCACGGGTCTGGAGTTGCTACATACAGCCAAGGCAGATGTCCAGCAGGTGCGGGAAGAGCTGGGAAGTGTACAACAGGACTTGGCGTCCAGAGCTGGCTTCTTTCACAATCTGCAGCAGTTGCAGAAGGTGGCAGAGAAACATGCGCAGCTGAGCTCAGTTGTCCAGACACTGCCTCAGCTTTTCTCAG TACATCGACTCCTTTCTGAGGCCTTTGATCTCCTGCAAGGTCACCACCTCCTGGAAGCCCATGCTGGACTCATGGCCCTCGAAAGCTTACGGGATGAAATCCTGTCCCAGTTACATAATCACAAGCTACTTAACTCATTAGACCTGGCTAGTATAGAAACCTACTTTGGGGACCTCCTGGCCCTAAATGAATCCCTGGCCAAACACTTATGGCATGTTGTAGCACATGGCACAAGGGTGGTGTCTGAGGACCCAACTCTTTTTGTATCGGCTCTACGAATTATTGAgcgggaagagggcatcgatgcGGTCTTGCTACAAAGAGCCCATCCTCCGGGCTTTCTTCCACCTGGGCGCCCCAAATGCTGGCGACAGAGGTTCTTTGAGGTGATCCAGAGCACCATTGTAGCTTCTCATTTTGAGCCCATTCCAAGCAATGTCCAAAACCAGCAATTCTCTAGACATTTAGCCTCCTTGCAGAGCAGCATCCTGGCAGAGCTATGCATTGTGAAAGATCTCATGGTCCAGTGCTGCCCTCCTCACTATGATATCCTCACAGCTTTTGCTTCCATGTATCACCAAGGCCTTGCCAGTCACCTGCGTCATATCCTTACCTGGGATCTGGATAAGCAAGAGATCTTCGCTCTTCTCCACTGGGCCATCCATGTCTATCCTAG CTCAGAAATGATGGCACATCCAAGCCTTCTTCCTGAAGTGGACGTCTCAGTTTTGGGTCCTCTGCTTCCTTTGGAGACAGTCGAGTATCTAGAAGAGATCTACCTTCGTAAAGTAGAG GCCAGCATAACTGAATGGATGCAGAAGATGCTGGAGATGGAGTTTAAAGATTGGTTCAGTGAAAAAGAACCAGAATCAAATTATCAAGGCTGTTTCCAGACCAGTCTACCTATCATGGTTATGAAG ATGTTGGATGAAAACATCCGGGTAGTATCTCTCATCTCTGATTCTCTCCAGCAGAAGGTTCGCAACATGGCTCTGGGTAGGTTGGAGGCCTTTGTCAGCAG TCTTTATGAAGAGCTGGTGGAATTTGGCAAGGAGCATCAAAGAGAGAAGGCAGCATCCAAGCACTACACATCTTATGTGCTGGCCACCCTCAACAACTGCCTGGCCCTCAG TACTTCCATCTCGGTGCTGTATACCAATGGGACGTCATCTCTGGAGCCTACAGAGGTGCCACCATCATTGAATGTCACCCTTGAGAAAGCCCAGAAGAAAGCAGTCAGGCTTTTACTGGAGGAGGTACTGACAGAGCTGCAG CCTCTGTTCACACAGCTACCCTCCCCTCAGTGGTTGACTGATGAATCCCAGCTGATGAGCGACATATCTAAGGTGATGGACAAGCATACAAAGCACTTCTGCAGAACTCAGAGATCCATCAGTGTG CACCTTCTGTCAGAGACTGAGCACCTGGTCGTGAACCAGTACATCAGAGCCCTCCTGCAGAAACGGATGGTGTGCCGTAACGCTGAAGAGAGGAACCAGATGGCTCGGCGGATGTTGCAGGATGCCTCTCAACTCAAGGAGTTCTTCAGCATCCTG GGTCTAGAGGAGAACAAGCAGACCCTCAAAGTAATTGTTGATCTGCAGGAGCTCATAAATCTTGAGGATTTATCCATGCTCAGCCTAGAAGTGCTGGGATTTGTGGCAAAATACCCTGATATCAG TGATGATCACATTTCCATACTCCTGGACTTGCGTGGTGACATCTCTAAAGAAATCCACAATAATGTCCTGGAGATCATGGCGCAGAATCCTCAAGTCCTGCATGAGAACTATGAACCTTTTTTTAGCAATATCTTAGTCCCTGCTCCAGAGCCACCCTTCTGTCTAGGCAAGACCAAATGTGCCTAA